GGAACATACAAAACGATTTGATGACTTCCAGAACATGTGATCGCTAAATTATTACCCCAAACACAAACATCAGTCGGAGAACTTAAAGGAGCTAATTTTGCATCATATTCCGCACGCGACTCAAAAATGCTGTGCTCACCCTTTCCTGCAAGAACCCGAAATTTTTTATGTTTATTAGGATTTAAATCAAAAGCAACCACTCGGTTATGACCAGTGTCACACACAACCAATTCATCTTTCCAAATACAACACCCCAAAGGCGATAATAAATCACATTCTCCAAAAAAAGTAACAAAATTTCCTTCATGATTTAATTGAACAACTCTATTATTATAAGTATCAGTTACAAAATAAAACAAAGAATTTTCTATTTTTGAAGCAACTGTCTTAGTAGGATAACGAAACATAAATTTGTCATCATATTTTTCAGAATTTATTAATCCAATTTCAGGGAAATTTTTATCCTGAAATAACTGATTAATTTGTTCTAACAAAATATCAAATTTATACTCTCCTGTTATAGAAAAAAAGATACTGCCATCACAATCAATTAAAACAAAAGCGGGTGTATTTTTTAAAGCAAAGTTTTTCCAAATACTCATTTTCTCATCAACTACAACAGAGTGCTCAATTTTTAAACGGATACAAGCTTCTTTAATATTAATAAAATTAAATTCATGTTGAAATTTTGGTTGATGAATACTAATAATAGCCAAACCTCTTTTAGTAAATTCATTTTCAATTTTTTTTAGTTCTTCAATAATATTAATAGAATTTACACTAGAAAAAGTCCAAAAACATAAAAGTATTGGTTGTCCCTTTAATGATTCTAAACTTAAAGGAAAAGAAGTATTAATCCACTTAGAGTGATCAGGAAATTCTGGAGCAATTACGGGCATTATCACACCTGTTTAAAAAATAAATTAAAAAATATTTATTTTGCCTTAAATTGTTTTAAAACAATCTTTATTAAATCATAATTCATTTTTAACCCAGAAGTCTTCCCTTTTCTAATTGTTAGAAAAATTTTTGGCAAAAAAATGACAAACATTATCAAACCAATAAAAAGCGTTAAAAACAGAAAAATTAATAAAAACGGCAGAAAAATTAAAAACTTAATTAAAGATGGTTTTTTAAATTTTATATTTTTATAACTTATAAAATTATCATCAAATCTCTTGAAATTATAATATTTAGTGTCTTCTTGGTACTGAATTTCTTGTACTAATTGAGCATTACCATCAATTTCATCGAATTTTTCATCATGCTTTTTAACTTCAGATACAAATTCAACATCAATGACTTCATCTGAATTAAATATTTTTTTATCTTTCAAATATAATTCCTTTCATTGTTCAACGCATCAATTATTAAATATTTTTAAATAACTATCAACGCCAAATGTTTTTTGTATTATTTTAGAATTCCAAAATATTTCTGATCTTGAATTCCAAACCCAAAGCCCATTATTTAACACGCAAATATTATTTGCTAACTCTTTTACAAATAGCAAATTATGTGTTGCTATAAAAACAATAGAATTATTTTGACATGCAATCTTTTTAATTTTGTGAATTAAAGTGTTCTTACATGAGATATCTAAATCATTTTCGGGCTCATCCAAAAAGATTATCTTTGATTTATAGGCCCATATTCTTGCTAATTGCACCATTTTCCACTCACCCCCACTTAGTTGGATAAGTTCTCTTTTTTCTAAGTGAGACAACCCAAAATCACTTAAAACCCGAAAATAGTCAATCTCTTTTTTATTATAAGACAAAGTTTTATTATTCAAAAAATCTTCATTTAAATAGAGAAATTCCTTAACATTAAAATTTTCTGGTCTAGGTAAATTTTGAGGTAGCCAAGAAATATGAGTATTATTTAAAAAATTCTTAACATTTTGATTATTTAAAGTTAAATTTCCATAATAATTTCTTAATATACCTGAACACAATTTTAATAACGTACTTTTACCAGAACCATTTTTTCCTATTAAGCATATAATATCTCCAGATTTAAATAAGAAATTAACATTTCTTACTAACACATCACCAAAATTAGTAATATACGCCAAATTTTCAGCTTTAATTTCAAAATAATTCATATTTTGAACCTTTTAAATAAAATATATGAAAGTAAAGGTGCTCCCAAAATTGCAGTAAATATACCTATAGATAATTGTGCAGGAGAAAATAATGTTCTAGAAAGTGTATCAGCATTTATTAAAACAATCGCACCTAAAATCATACTCAAAATCACTTCAAATTGTGATGAAAATCTATGTATTCTTTTTATAATATGAGGTATTATTAATCCTATAAAAGCGATTGATCCAGATAAAACTATAACTATAGAAATAATTATACAAATTAAAAAAATTATTTTTTTTCTTAAATGAGTTGGATCTACACCAATAGATTTTGCAAATTCGTCTCCAAATAAAAGAATATCCAAATATTTTACATAATTTAATAATTTATATATTATAAAACTAACTATAATATAACAAAAAATTAGCTGTATACTTGAACATTGCTGAATATTTCCAATAAGATAATTTTGAATCTCTAATAATTGACTTGGCTTTGCGACAGTAAAAATAATTAATAATAAAGAAGAGAAAAATGAATTTAAAATTATACCTATAATTATATATGTAAATTCATCTTGAACGTTTAAAATCTTTTTGCGCATATAAAATATAATTAAAAAAGAAAACACACAGCCAACAAATGCAAAAATTGGTTGAATTGGAAATACGTTAAATAACGAACTATAATAAATAGGAATTAAAGGATAAACCATTAAAAAAAGAGCAGAAAAAAATGTCCCTCCAGATGAAACACCAAGAATAAAAGGATCAGCTAATGGATTTCTTAATAATTTTTGTAAAATATAGCCACAAAGAGGAAGAGTTGCTCCAACCAGAACAACTTGCATAAGATTAATAACTCTTAATTTTAAAATTTTACCAAACAATTCATGCGATTCAATATATAAATTAAAAAAACTTTTAAAATTAATTGAGCCAAAATACAAATTAAACATACATGATAACATAAAAATTATAAAATATATAAAAAATACATTTTTTGAAAAACTACTTTTCAATTTTTAAACTCTCTAGAAATTTAATTCCTTCAACAATACGAGGTCCTGGTCTTACAAGAATATCTTTTGGTACAATAATTAGCTTAATTGATCTTGCTTTTTCCCCAAATATTTTTTCAATATTTATTTTTTGAAAATTTACACTTTCTTGATAAGTTTTACCATCCAAAGTACCTGCTAAAATAATATTAGGATCATGATTTAATAAAAATTCATTTGTAATTTTTGGATATTTAATCAAACTTCTAGCTACAATATTTTTAAAACCAGCTTGTTTAAATAAATCACCTAACCATGTGTTATCGCTAAATGAGTACACAGGATTAAATTGTAAAGCAAACAAAAAACTCAAATTATTTTTTGAGGATTTTAAATTATTATAACTTTTTAAAATTGATTCAGAAATAAGATTAGCTTTTTCTTTTTTTTCTAAATAACTTCCTAATTTTATTATTTCTGCAGCCAAATCATAAATACTATCTGCTTTAAAATATATAACTTTTATTCCTAAACTGTTTAATGTATTTAATTTGTCTTTTGGATTTCCTTCGGTAGCAAGAACAATATTTGCTTTTAGAGCTAGAATTTTTTCGATGTTTGGTGCGTTAAAATTTCCGATTTTTTCAATTTTATTTGCTTCTTCCGGATAGTCACATAAAAAAGTATTTCCAACCAAATTATCGCCTAACCCTAAAGCATAAACTATTTCTGTTAAGTTTGGAGCTAAAGAAACAATTTTATAATCACTTTTTGAAAAACTTAATTCTACAAAAATAAAATTAGATAAAAATAATAAAAAATAAAGTATATTTTTCATTTCATCAGACCAGATGCTATAATTCTATCTTTAATCTTTTTTATAACACGAGCTTCTAATTGTCTTGCTCTCTCTCTCGTGATTCCATATTTATCTCCTACATCTTGCAAAGTTATAGGCTCATCTGACATAATTCTATTATGAAAAATATAGGCATCTCTTTCATTTAAATCTTTTTCAATAATAGACATTTCTTTACGAAGTATTTTTAAGAGCTGCTCTCTTTCTAATGCGGATGACACATCCTCTGTCTCAGAAAAAAGCAAATCAACTTGTCGTGAATCTCCGTCTTCATTAACTTTAGAGTCTAAAGATACATCGCTTTTAGTAAGACGTTGCTGCATTTCAAGAACGTCTTGTGGTTGAACTCCAATTTTTTCTGCTAAAAGATTGGCATCAAATTTTTGAGTTAAAGCATAAAGCTTTTCTGCTTCACCCCTTAATCTAAAAAATAATTTTCTTTGAGCATCCGTTGTTCCCATTCTCACAAGACTTTTATTATCCATTAAAAATTTTAAAATATAAGCTCTAATCCACCATGCACTGTAGGTAGAAAGTTTGACACCCCTATATGGATTAAAACGATTAACAGCTTGAACAAGACCTGCATTACCTTCTTGAATTAAGTCTAAAATTTGAGAAT
This region of Spirobacillus cienkowskii genomic DNA includes:
- a CDS encoding ATP-binding cassette domain-containing protein; this translates as MNYFEIKAENLAYITNFGDVLVRNVNFLFKSGDIICLIGKNGSGKSTLLKLCSGILRNYYGNLTLNNQNVKNFLNNTHISWLPQNLPRPENFNVKEFLYLNEDFLNNKTLSYNKKEIDYFRVLSDFGLSHLEKRELIQLSGGEWKMVQLARIWAYKSKIIFLDEPENDLDISCKNTLIHKIKKIACQNNSIVFIATHNLLFVKELANNICVLNNGLWVWNSRSEIFWNSKIIQKTFGVDSYLKIFNN
- a CDS encoding iron ABC transporter permease gives rise to the protein MLSCMFNLYFGSINFKSFFNLYIESHELFGKILKLRVINLMQVVLVGATLPLCGYILQKLLRNPLADPFILGVSSGGTFFSALFLMVYPLIPIYYSSLFNVFPIQPIFAFVGCVFSFLIIFYMRKKILNVQDEFTYIIIGIILNSFFSSLLLIIFTVAKPSQLLEIQNYLIGNIQQCSSIQLIFCYIIVSFIIYKLLNYVKYLDILLFGDEFAKSIGVDPTHLRKKIIFLICIIISIVIVLSGSIAFIGLIIPHIIKRIHRFSSQFEVILSMILGAIVLINADTLSRTLFSPAQLSIGIFTAILGAPLLSYILFKRFKI
- a CDS encoding ABC transporter substrate-binding protein, producing the protein MKNILYFLLFLSNFIFVELSFSKSDYKIVSLAPNLTEIVYALGLGDNLVGNTFLCDYPEEANKIEKIGNFNAPNIEKILALKANIVLATEGNPKDKLNTLNSLGIKVIYFKADSIYDLAAEIIKLGSYLEKKEKANLISESILKSYNNLKSSKNNLSFLFALQFNPVYSFSDNTWLGDLFKQAGFKNIVARSLIKYPKITNEFLLNHDPNIILAGTLDGKTYQESVNFQKINIEKIFGEKARSIKLIIVPKDILVRPGPRIVEGIKFLESLKIEK
- a CDS encoding RNA polymerase factor sigma-32, with translation MTRNKEIVPANEEKQTSETNKRKKKSFVRISVHKSKKFPKSYQKIKDLEKNNDDSLLDAEVLDDDDYSHSAQEKYDNDVIDVENEFNAEAEVVLDDSDILPGLREQEEESEEDELEESLELDVQEKGLVTTNALQRYLAELRKYPLMSREEEREVAIKAYENQNIEARNRLVTSNLRLVVKIAMEYRRAYSQILDLIQEGNAGLVQAVNRFNPYRGVKLSTYSAWWIRAYILKFLMDNKSLVRMGTTDAQRKLFFRLRGEAEKLYALTQKFDANLLAEKIGVQPQDVLEMQQRLTKSDVSLDSKVNEDGDSRQVDLLFSETEDVSSALEREQLLKILRKEMSIIEKDLNERDAYIFHNRIMSDEPITLQDVGDKYGITRERARQLEARVIKKIKDRIIASGLMK